One Malania oleifera isolate guangnan ecotype guangnan chromosome 9, ASM2987363v1, whole genome shotgun sequence DNA segment encodes these proteins:
- the LOC131163598 gene encoding DNA-directed RNA polymerase subunit 10-like protein isoform X2, producing the protein MIIPVRCFTCGKVIGNKWDSYLDLLQADYGEGDALDALGLVRYCCRRMLMTHVDLIEKLLNYNTLEKSDTS; encoded by the exons ATGATCATTCCAGTTCGTTGTTTCACCTGTGGGAAG GTCATTGGTAACAAATGGGATTCTTATCTTGATCTTCTCCAGGCTGATTATGGTGAAGG AGATGCTCTTGATGCGTTGGGGCTTGTACGGTATTGCTGCAGGCGGATGCTCATGACACATGTTGATCTCATTGAAAAGCTATTGAACTACAACA CTCTGGAGAAATCTGACACCAGCTGA
- the LOC131163598 gene encoding DNA-directed RNA polymerase subunit 10-like protein isoform X1 translates to MIIPVRCFTCGKVIGNKWDSYLDLLQADYGEGDALDALGLVRYCCRRMLMTHVDLIEKLLNYNSTFSVSLSRATKHQKAWGHKCPHAFKPCLVTRVHSCLVGMEWKQN, encoded by the exons ATGATCATTCCAGTTCGTTGTTTCACCTGTGGGAAG GTCATTGGTAACAAATGGGATTCTTATCTTGATCTTCTCCAGGCTGATTATGGTGAAGG AGATGCTCTTGATGCGTTGGGGCTTGTACGGTATTGCTGCAGGCGGATGCTCATGACACATGTTGATCTCATTGAAAAGCTATTGAACTACAACAGTActttctctgtctctctctctcgcgcAACAAAACACCAGAAGGCATGGGGGCACAAATGCCCACATGCATTCAAGCCATGTTTAGTGACTCGAGTGCACAGTTGTTTGGTGGGAATGGAATGGAAACAAAATTGA